A single genomic interval of Paralichthys olivaceus isolate ysfri-2021 chromosome 7, ASM2471397v2, whole genome shotgun sequence harbors:
- the LOC109624241 gene encoding T-cell surface antigen CD2-like, which translates to MACFAVIILSGFVSISAAKEAFELYAAVGQSLTLPLDFVGLSNRHTLRWTHNKTIVFFGQQGRVNVGKPGDISANGSLQLKNLQFSSAGAYQAVVLNPDDTLAKEWQGRLFMMSKVSKPQLTYVCDVKSGAADLNCNVAKPQGLDFSWMLNDVMLTNEIRQTLSVSLAHMKGPRGFSCSIANKVSRERSNTVHPNCRSPSPNLLCFPSKTVFAAVTGGVSVILLLIVIIIVLLIYYRRNRTQTGLREKGDVRMLSLNKQEPGSISPEYETMHPTEDPRPPSPKPSPRASYQNVSPPEAQTGNSPLQLSTVTESKQPSPMPKPRTKKSNI; encoded by the coding sequence ATGGCGTGTTTTGCTGTGATCATTCTGTCTGGATTCGTCAGCATCTCAGCAGCAAAGGAAGCATTCGAACTCTATGCTGCAGTTGGACAGAGTCTGACTCTGCCTCTTGACTTTGTGGGACTGTCAAACAGACATACGCTGAGATGGACCCACAATAAGACAATCGTGTTTTTCGGACAACAAGGCCGAGTGAATGTTGGAAAGCCAGGAGATATTTCTGCAAACGGATCTCTTCAGCTGAAGAACCTGCAGTTCTCCAGTGCAGGCGCTTACCAAGCAGTTGTGTTAAATCCAGACGATACTTTGGCTAAAGAATGGCAGGGTCGTCTCTTTATGATGAGCAAGGTATCAAAACCTCAACTAACTTATGTGTGTGACGTCAAGTCCGGCGCTGCTGATCTAAACTGCAATGTAGCCAAACCTCAGGGTTTGGATTTCTCATGGATGCTCAATGACGTGATGTTAACAAATGAAATAAGACAAACGTTGAGCGTGTCGTTGGCGCATATGAAAGGGCCAAGGGGCTTCTCATGTAGCATCGCAAACAAAGTCAGCAGGGAGAGGAGCAACACTGTTCATCCAAACTGCAGAAGTCCATCACcgaatttgctttgttttccatCCAAAACTGTTTTTGCAGCAGTCACAGGAGGAGTGAGTGTGATTCTGCTTCTGATCGTCATTATCATCGTATTATTAATCTACTACAGACGTAACAGGACTCAAACAGGACTCAGGGAGAAAGGGGACGTCAGAATGCTTTCTCTAAACAAGCAAGAGCCGGGTTCCATCAGCCCAGAGTATGAGACCATGCACCCGACTGAGGATCCTCGTCCCCCGAGCCCCAAGCCTTCACCGAGAGCCAGTTACCAAAATGTTTCTCCACCCGAAGCACAGACTGGAAACAGCCCTCTGCAGCTGTCCACTGTCACTGAGTCAAAACAACCTTCACCTATGCCGAAGCCGAGGACCAAGAAATCAAATATCTGA